A genomic segment from Manduca sexta isolate Smith_Timp_Sample1 chromosome 13, JHU_Msex_v1.0, whole genome shotgun sequence encodes:
- the LOC115449215 gene encoding zinc finger protein 569 isoform X1 codes for MATEQIFLMNSDNSHPSPTTQKPFEMSEEPIQMDIESIHDFSNVCRTCAAVSEFVIPIFEGEGLQNNLADKISKHLPIQVSETDMLPRVVCYQCASTLLAWHELVSCCVQADAALRTRMPVPYADQATTTKQENCQNSNKIPEEKSDITIEFYNNVRNVLTDYFHTLNTDENDSNMKYVCQKCNVIPSLTTIAMLADHLQTGHSQEVSTKNDLETFIKEYITFEETLISEASDREMESDQEEKPDAKIPNYFCPFCENIYTSTTRLLCHLNKHVDVTLEKGVVCCEVLYKDKKHFIDHLQKDHVDRSVKSNVCKTCGYVTDDNNDLQKHISEAHPPNERQKKKKLQSAKNQKYIPAVCPECNKTFSNKYNMFVHLKSHSSGGPEYPCDKCDRSYKNQGNLRSHQRLAHEGVLNHVCSECGEAFPTRAGRDTHARIHSGAKPYKCNYCGKAYRAKNTLDRHIEIHFDVRKYECDICSKKFRKRTHLNYHLRTHAK; via the exons atGGCGACTGAACAAATATTTCTTATGAATTCGGATAATAGTCACCCGTCTCCGACAACCCAGAAGCCTTTCGAAATGTCAGAAGAACCGATTCAAATGGACATCGAGA GTATTCATGACTTCTCGAATGTGTGTAGGACCTGCGCTGCAGTCAGTGAGTTTGTCATCCCTATATTTGAGGGTGAAGGGCTGCAGAACAACCTGGCTGACAAGATAAGCAAGCATTTACCTATTCAG GTAAGCGAGACGGACATGCTGCCGCGCGTGGTGTGCTACCAGTGCGCCAGTACGCTGCTGGCGTGGCATGAGCTGGTCTCGTGCTGCGTGCAGGCCGACGCTgcgctgcgcacgcgcatgcCTGTACCTTATGCTGACCAG GCCACAACAACGAAACAAGAAAATTGCCAAAATTCGAACAAGATTCCTGAAGAAAA gTCAGATATTACCATAGAGTTTTACAATAACGTCAGAAATGTTTTGACAGATTATTTCCACACACTGAACACTGATGAAAATGATTCGAACATGAAGTATGTCTGTCAGAAATGTAATGTTATACCATCTTTAACAACCATAGCCATGTTAGCCGATCATCTCCAGACCGGACACTCGCAAGAAGTGTCCACAAAGAATGATCTAGAAACATTTATCAAAGAATACATAACATTTGAAGAAACTTTAATATCAGAGGCGTCAGATCGGGAAATGGAGTCGGATCAGGAAGAGAAGCCAGATGCTAAAATCCCGAATTATTTTTGTCCGTTCTGCGAAAACATTTACACGTCAACAACGCGCCTTTTGTGCCATCTTAATAAACACGTAGACGTGACTTTAGAGAAGGGTGTCGTATGCTGTGAGGTACTTTACAAAGACAAAAAACATTTCATAGACCATTTACAAAAGGATCACGTGGATCGAAGTGTAAAAAGCAATGTGTGCAAAACATGTGGATATGTTACCGATGATAACAATGATTTACAAAAACACATCAGCGAAGCGCACCCTCCTAACGAAAGGCAAAAGAAAAAGAAGCTTCAGAGcgctaaaaatcaaaaatacataCCAGCCGTATGCCCCGAGTGCAACAAAACTTTCTCCAATAAATACAACATGTTCGTACATCTGAAAAGCCACAGCTCAGGAGGTCCCGAGTATCCGTGTGACAAGTGTGACAGAAGCTACAAGAACCAAGGGAATCTGAGGAGTCACCAACGATTAGCTCACGAAGGAGTGTTGAACCATGTATGTTCAGAGTGCGGCGAGGCTTTCCCAACCCGCGCCGGCAGAGACACACACGCCAGGATACATTCGGGCGCCAAGCCTTACAAGTGTAACTACTGCGGAAAGGCATACAGAGCTAAAAACACGCTCGACCGACACATAGAAATACACTTCGACGTCAGAAAATACGAATGTGATATCTGCTCGAAGAAGTTCAGAAAGCGCACACATTTAAACTACCATTTGCGCACGCACGCAAAATAA
- the LOC115449215 gene encoding zinc finger protein 33B isoform X2: MATEQIFLMNSDNSHPSPTTQKPFEMSEEPIQMDIESIHDFSNVCRTCAAVSEFVIPIFEGEGLQNNLADKISKHLPIQVSETDMLPRVVCYQCASTLLAWHELVSCCVQADAALRTRMPVPYADQATTTKQENCQNSNKIPEEKFKDMSSFRAPPRDPPKYAEISTCLAVAEPTKPCRYCKAKVAEHVYQDHLIGAHSLLVSFCDKCHIYIDRKVFGTHMMEHAMSNKRRNRDRNQNSHPPPNYPTPAMLPYIFPDDEESSDNLADKSDMNNKSGPISQSKAGELSKNQPDIKPKAETADTKSSIKAKWSRSCPICSKPYTAPSSFFYHMKHSHSAAKEHECDVCGKKFTSKANLAQHVAIHADEYKYSCKSCDKRFKTRASLYIHSQTHACPEARPAPHACDACGRRFRWRAALKRHAARHADARAHSCDTCSRAFSVRGDLLRHARTHAAGAAACACPHCGLEFAQQRYLNVHVANKHSPNKRIKKEK, translated from the exons atGGCGACTGAACAAATATTTCTTATGAATTCGGATAATAGTCACCCGTCTCCGACAACCCAGAAGCCTTTCGAAATGTCAGAAGAACCGATTCAAATGGACATCGAGA GTATTCATGACTTCTCGAATGTGTGTAGGACCTGCGCTGCAGTCAGTGAGTTTGTCATCCCTATATTTGAGGGTGAAGGGCTGCAGAACAACCTGGCTGACAAGATAAGCAAGCATTTACCTATTCAG GTAAGCGAGACGGACATGCTGCCGCGCGTGGTGTGCTACCAGTGCGCCAGTACGCTGCTGGCGTGGCATGAGCTGGTCTCGTGCTGCGTGCAGGCCGACGCTgcgctgcgcacgcgcatgcCTGTACCTTATGCTGACCAG GCCACAACAACGAAACAAGAAAATTGCCAAAATTCGAACAAGATTCCTGAAGAAAA GTTCAAGGATATGTCATCGTTCCGAGCGCCGCCACGTGACCCACCCAAGTATGCGGAGATTTCAACTTGCCTCGCCGTCGCGGAGCCGACCAAGCCCTGCAGATACTGCAAGGCCAAGGTGGCAGAACACGTGTACCAGGACCATCTGATAGGCGCGCATTCCTTGCTGGTATCCTTTTGCGATAAGTGCCACATCTACATAGATCGCAAAGTGTTCGGGACACACATGATGGAACACGCTATGTCAAACAAACGAAGAAATAGGGATCGTAATCAAAATAGTCACCCACCACCTAATTATCCCACGCCAGCAATGCTACCTTACATCTTTCCGGATGACGAAGAATCATCAGATAATCTCGCAGATAAGAGCGATATGAACAATAAAAGTGGTCCCATATCGCAGTCAAAAGCAGGTGAACTTTCTAAAAACCAACCAGACATCAAACCGAAAGCAGAAACGGCCGACACAAAAAGCTCGATCAAGGCTAAGTGGTCCCGCTCGTGCCCGATCTGCTCCAAACCGTACACCGCGCCGTCCAGCTTTTTCTACCACATGAAGCACTCGCACAGCGCCGCCAAGGAGCACGAGTGTGACGTGTGCGGCAAGAAGTTCACGAGCAAGGCCAACCTGGCGCAGCACGTCGCCATCCACGCCGACGAGTACAAGTACTCGTGCAAGTCGTGCGACAAGCGGTTCAAGACGCGGGCGAGCCTGTACATACACTCGCAGACGCACGCGTGCCCGGAGGCGCGGCCCGCGCCGCACGCGTGCGACGCGTGCGGGCGGCGCTTCCGCTGGCGCGCGGCGCTGAAGCGGCACGCGGCGCGCCACGCCGACGCGCGCGCGCACTCGTGCGACACGTGCTCGCGCGCGTTCAGCGTGCGCGGCGACCTGCTGCGCCACGCGCGCACGCAcgccgccggcgccgccgccTGCGCCTGCCCGCACTGCGGACTCGAGTTCGCGCAACAGCGATACCTCAACGTGCACGTCGCCAACAAACATTCTCCCAACAAACGGAtcaagaaagaaaaataa
- the LOC115449209 gene encoding transmembrane protein 179 codes for MALTNVLLLSQIAGYLVGLILSLCIVVPMSMHQDEFNGHCLLFSHGDWQDSGQLSVEWASRAYCNYVILVGIIMFIVCSVQIYRLSMLMYRGEDSSFLSAFIEAVGCTALCLLAVLAALMVTLGFMTWCTNIVQRFPSCEDAVGQKFDTKDEISTDGFYMEIGTAQFGAWAAFATWVGLAVFSTLKVCRYHQLQNIQVSMFRERQRLVNDSGSPAAPAPELDGRSTPPRG; via the exons ATGGCGTTGACTAACGTGTTGTTGTTGAGTCAAATAGCTGGATATTTGGTTGGGCTGATACTTTCTTTATGCATCGTAGTTCCTATGAGCATGCATCAAGATGAATTCAA TGGCCACTGTTTGCTGTTCTCACATGGCGACTGGCAGGACAGTGGGCAGCTGTCCGTGGAGTGGGCGTCACGTGCCTACTGCAACTATGTCATCCTGGTTGGCATCATCATGTTCATTGTGTGCTCTGTGCAGATATACAG GTTGTCGATGCTGATGTACCGCGGGGAGGACAGTTCGTTCCTGTCTGCCTTCATCGAGGCGGTGGGGTGCACGGCGCTGTGCCTGCTGGCCGTGCTGGCAGCGCTGATGGTGACGCTCGGCTTCATGACCTGGTGCACCAACATCGTGCAGAGGTTCCCTAG CTGCGAGGACGCGGTCGGGCAGAAATTTGATACAAAGGATGAGATATCTACCGACGGTTTCTACATGGAGATAGGAACAGCGCAG TTCGGCGCGTGGGCGGCGTTTGCGACATGGGTGGGTCTGGCGGTGTTCTCGACGCTGAAGGTGTGCCGCTACCACCAGCTGCAGAACATCCAGGTGTCGATGTTCCGCGAGCGGCAGCGGCTCGTCAACGACAGCGGctcgcccgccgcgcccgcccccGAGCTGGACGGACGCTCCACGCCGCCGCGGGGCTGA
- the LOC115449497 gene encoding protein YIF1B, with the protein MNFNASRNVGQSGGIRKAKRVSDVSAMGVPAPSAAFNPGPAYSPGYPPAGPPPPYQEGIQLETHNDFGAQPGANYGLMGGFVQSPMASPAQLGSMLQQPVVQDMAMQYGNQLAAQGRAVVQRELDKYVPVSRLRYYFAVDTRYVLRKLLLIMFPYTHKEWMVKYDQDTPVQPRYDINAPDLYIPSMGYVTYVLLAGFMLGLQHRFSPEQIGIQASSALAYIIFEMILYLVTLYITNTNTNLRTLDLLAFSGYKYTIMIGGLLAGLLFGKTGYYCSLVYSSFALSYFLVKTLRLQLLSGSQGPEQQPSYGYAASPYADNWSASKSSAGGTKRRVYFLLFVAVTQPLLSWWLTYHLVPAATPLAMPPPAPAR; encoded by the exons ATGAATTTCAACGCATCAAGAAACG TTGGCCAATCTGGTGGTATCCGCAAGGCTAAGAGAGTTAGCGATGTCTCTGCGATGGGGGTTCCTGCACCAAGTGCTGCATTCAATCCAGGGCCCGCTTACAGTCCAGGCTACCCTCCTGCGGGACCACCACCACCTTATCAGGAAGGAATCCAGTTAGAAACACACAATGACTTTGGAGCTCAACCTGGAGCTA ATTATGGTCTCATGGGTGGTTTTGTACAGTCACCAATGGCGTCACCAGCTCAGCTTGGATCGATGCTGCAGCAACCTGTTGTTCAG GACATGGCGATGCAGTACGGCAACCAGCTGGCGGCTCAGGGTCGCGCGGTCGTGCAGCGCGAGCTCGACAAGTACGTGCCCGTGTCGCGGCTCCGGTACTACTTCGCGGTCGACACCAGATACGTCCTCAGGAAACTGCTGCTCATCATGTTCCCATACACACATAAg GAGTGGATGGTGAAGTACGACCAGGACACGCCGGTGCAGCCGCGCTACGACATCAACGCGCCGGACCTCTACATACCCTCCATGGGCTATGTCACTTATGTGCTGCTCGCTGGGTTCATGCTTG GTCTCCAACACCGCTTCTCACCAGAACAAATAGGAATCCAAGCATCATCGGCACTAGCATACATTATCTTCGAGATGATCCTGTACCTAGTAACCCTGTACATCACGAACACGAACACTAACCTCCGCACCCTGGACCTGCTCGCGTTCTCGGGGTACAAGTATACCATAATGATTGGTGGGCTGCTGGCCGGGCTGCTGTTTGGCAAGACTGGTTATTACTGCAGTCTGGTGTATAGCAGCTTCGCACTGTCTTATTTCTTG GTGAAAACCCTCCGCCTACAGCTGCTATCAGGTTCTCAAGGTCCCGAGCAGCAGCCTTCATACGGGTACGCGGCGAGCCCGTACGCGGACAACTGGAGCGCATCCAAGAGTTCAGCTGGCGGCACCAAGCGGCGCGTGTACTTCCTGCTGTTCGTGGCGGTCACGCAGCCGCTGCTCTCGTGGTGGCTCACCTACCACCTCGTACCAGCCGCCACACCACTCGCCATGCCACCACCGGCGCCGGCGCGATAG
- the LOC115449581 gene encoding uncharacterized protein LOC115449581, translated as MWMTLLLIAQASCEWVEISQHHYRKSIRTHQEYANQTVAPHTWTDRNVGITRIETSSAWNKYGMDDRNTFTRDVTAGIRNKEFIGTVEKLLNKGVIRRVQLPNTQVKSPTVMETTSASDQLYTNLEISLENASEELPQRIYKNRKQHVDTTVNEFDTQVTKVTIKNYSLVNDNESNHNEYEKEYQIATETTTHQELDQNSRKPDIALSGHDIINYQYRNPNNEKLKPLESGDNVSTLNIEEEKESHEYDSTEETQSVNNKANTIEVLVKFMKTVAEIISKNSHKSLRSKMRYLHELKNTMLDNIENRIDMLWPDDDTDPENGAKRRARSANDSARGHVEFPSSESALMTISFLTFAVFLIKLVLQVIQTYKNKTMMVAPLVVATAGRAAVQRLRDNYKQNN; from the exons ATGTGGATGACTCTGTTATTAATCGCACAAGCCTCTTGCGAGTGGGTGGAGATATCACAGCATCACTACAGGAAATCGATCAGGACTCACCAAGAGTACGCCAATCAAACTGTTGCCCCTCATACGTGGACTGATCGAAATGTTGGCATCACTCGCATCGAAACATCTAGCGCCTGGAACAAATATGGAATGGACGATAGAAACACTTTTACACGTGATGTAACGGCAGGCATAAGGAATAAAGAGTTTATAGGTACTGttgaaaaattacttaataaggGAGTAATAAGAAGGGTCCAACTTCCAAACACGCAAGTGAAATCACCAACAGTTATGGAAACTACAAGTGCTAGTGATCAATTGTACACAAACCTCGAAATATCTTTGGAGAACGCTTCTGAAGAATTACCTCAACGAATCTACAAGAATAGAAAGCAGCATGTCGATACAACAGTCAATGAATTTGATACTCAAGTCACGAAAGTAACTATCAAAAATTATAGTCTGGTAAATGATAACGAAAGCAaccat aatgAATACGAAAAAGAATATCAGATCGCTACAGAAACAACTACACATCAAGAATTGGACCAGAATTCAAGGAAACCTGACATTGCTTTATCAGGacatgatataataaattaccaatATCGTAATCCAAATAATGAGAAGCTGAAGCCTTTAGAATCAGGCGATAATGTTTCTACTCTTAACATTGAAGAAGAAAAAGAGAGTCATGAATATGATAGTACTGAAGAAACTCAATCGGTGAATAATAAAGCAAACACGATAGAAGTCCtggtaaaatttatgaaaactgtTGCAGAAATAATTTCCAAAAACTCTCACAAAAGCCTTAGAAGTAAAATGAGATATTTACACGAGCTGAAGAACACAATGCTGGATAACATAG AAAACAGAATTGACATGTTATGGCCTGACGATGACACGGATCCAGAAAATGGTGCGAAACGACGCGCACGTTCTGCAAACGACTCCGCACGAGGACATGTCGAGTTTCCGTCATCAGAAAGCGCGCTTATGACCATATCGTTTCTTACTTTCGCCGTATTCCTGATCAAACTTGTTTTG CAAGTGATCCAGACGTACAAGAACAAGACAATGATGGTAGCGCCGCTTGTGGTCGCTACAGCCGGCCGCGCCGCCGTGCAACGACTTCGAGACaactacaaacaaaataattaa
- the LOC115449215 gene encoding zinc finger protein 16 isoform X3 produces the protein MATEQIFLMNSDNSHPSPTTQKPFEMSEEPIQMDIESIHDFSNVCRTCAAVSEFVIPIFEGEGLQNNLADKISKHLPIQVSETDMLPRVVCYQCASTLLAWHELVSCCVQADAALRTRMPVPYADQATTTKQENCQNSNKIPEEKWKACTNNLVEGKDDASGLGDDARSVDDEDEPLATIANRKTNDLYNNFYKAFVNFTDHFSSRHKSSYPDFTDSSDVEESENSYVEDKTNETNIENYDDLTHNNMRKDRMDTETRLELVQVQKKINGKVFYTCKICDKNLSSPHTYFFHKRIHTGERPCVCHICGKQFRAPNGLQRHLTETHERIRRHTCLRCHKSFANSQNLKQHIRIHTGERPYACVLCEKRFTQSGSLHVHLKTHIEQYPHHCAECGAKFRLRSGLARHKLKHTGERPHVCLYCGKGFRQRHELNSHVTLHTDAKPHACSLCGLAFKQRRALRYHAKRVHEADARPTTQLVYEQVTHY, from the exons atGGCGACTGAACAAATATTTCTTATGAATTCGGATAATAGTCACCCGTCTCCGACAACCCAGAAGCCTTTCGAAATGTCAGAAGAACCGATTCAAATGGACATCGAGA GTATTCATGACTTCTCGAATGTGTGTAGGACCTGCGCTGCAGTCAGTGAGTTTGTCATCCCTATATTTGAGGGTGAAGGGCTGCAGAACAACCTGGCTGACAAGATAAGCAAGCATTTACCTATTCAG GTAAGCGAGACGGACATGCTGCCGCGCGTGGTGTGCTACCAGTGCGCCAGTACGCTGCTGGCGTGGCATGAGCTGGTCTCGTGCTGCGTGCAGGCCGACGCTgcgctgcgcacgcgcatgcCTGTACCTTATGCTGACCAG GCCACAACAACGAAACAAGAAAATTGCCAAAATTCGAACAAGATTCCTGAAGAAAA ATGGAAAGCGTGCACGAACAACCTAGTCGAAGGTAAAGATGATGCCTCTGGGCTCGGAGACGATGCACGCTCCGTCGACGACGAGGATGAACCGCTGGCAACCATCGCCAATAGGAAGACCAATGATCTCTACAACAACTTCTACAAAGCATTTGTGAACTTCACGGATCATTTCTCAAGTAGACACAAATCATCGTATCCAGATTTCACTGATTCCAGTGATGTGGAGGAATCGGAAAACTCTTATGTAGaagataaaacaaatgaaacaaacatagaaaattaCGACGATTTAACGCATAATAATATGAGAAAGGATAGAATGGACACAGAAACTAGACTTGAACTTGTACAAGTACAAAAGAAAATTAACGGAAAAGTATTTTACACTTGTAAAATATGTGATAAGAATTTAAGTTCCCCGCACACATACTTCTTCCACAAGCGCATCCATACTGGAGAGCGGCCGTGCGTGTGTCACATCTGCGGCAAGCAGTTCCGGGCACCGAACGGCTTGCAGCGACATCTGACGGAGACGCACGAACGTATCCGGCGGCACACGTGCCTGCGGTGCCACAAGAGCTTCGCCAACTCGCAGAACCTCAAGCAGCACATCAGGATCCACACCGGAGAGAGGCCGTACGCGTGCGTCCTCTGTGAGAAGCGCTTCACGCAGAGCGGCTCCCTGCACGTGCATCTGAAGACCCACATCGAGCAGTATCCACACCACTGCGCCGAGTGCGGCGCCAAGTTCAGGCTGCGCTCGGGGCTGGCGCGCCACAAGCTGAAGCACACCGGGGAGCGCCCGCACGTGTGCCTCTACTGCGGCAAGGGCTTCCGGCAGCGGCACGAGCTCAACAGCCACGTGACGCTGCACACCGACGCCAAGCCGCACGCCTGCTCGCTCTGCGGCCTCGCCTTCAAGCAGCGCCGCGCCCTGCGCTACCACGCCAAGCGAGTCCACGAGGCGGACGCGCGACCCACCACGCAGCTCGTCTACGAACAAGTCACACATTACTAG